The following is a genomic window from Alkaliphilus sp. B6464.
CTGGTAAATCCTTTGATCAAGTTTATATAAAAGAAGATAAAGATTTGAGGGATAGAAAACCGGGAGAAGTGGCAGAACTATTAAGAAAAGGGTGTATGTTAGGAAAACTAACAGATCAACAAATTACTATAGAGCTAGATGAAAAAGAAGCCTTAATTAAAGCGATGGAAAATGCTAAAGCTGGAGATACTATTATTGTATTTTATGAAGATTATCAGCCTTTATATGATGCAATTAAAGATTTTAAGGCCAAATTAACATCTGATGTAATAAATGAAATACCTGCAGTAGTTGGTAAGGTGTAAAAAGTATTCTGTTAAATGCTATAGGATTATAGGGACGAATTTTATATTCGTCTCTTTTTAATATTAGGAGTTTACATGATAAGATAGTTAACATATACTAAATAAAATAATAGATATACCTATTGAGGGGTTTAATAGTCCTTGGATATGTGTATTAATAAATAATATACTTTTTACGTAGAGAGAAGGGGTAAAATGAAAAATATAGGTGTGTTTTTTGATATTGATGGAACTCTGTATAGAGATTCTTTAATGGTGGAACATTTCAAGAGTTTAATAAAGTATGAAGTAATAGATCCTATTATTTGGCATACACTTGCTAAAAATGCATTTCATGATTGGGATATGAGGCAAGGAAATTATGATAATTATTTAAATGAAGTATCTCAAATATATCTTAAATCTATGAAAGGTCTAAATAGAAACTACATGGACTTTATATCAAATCAAGTAATAAATTTAAAAGGCGATAGAGTGTACCGTTTTACTAGAGATAGAATTAACTGGCATAAGTCTCAGGGGCATAAGGTTGTTTTTATTTCGGGTAGTCCAGACTATTTAGTATCAAAAATGGCAGAAAAATATGGAGTAGCTGATTATCGCGGAACAGAATATATAGTAGATGAAAATAATAATTTTACTGGCGAAATTATTCAAATGTGGGATTCAGACAGTAAGCACACAGCTATTATGGAATTTGTTGATAAATATAATATAGATTTAGATAAAAGCTATGCATATGGCGATACAAATGGAGATTTTTCAATGCTAAAGCTAGTCGGTAGTCCTATTGCAATTAATCCTGCTAGAGAACTACTACAAAATATTAGAAATGATAGGGAATTGCGTAAAAAGGCTACAATAATTATTGAAAGAAAAGATGTAATTTATAAATTAACCGCCGATGTGGAATTTTTATAATTTTAGCTTAATATTAAATAGTGGAGCTTATAGGCTCCACTATTTAATTAGCTATTTTAAAGTTATTATCTAATATTTCAACTGCGTCTTTTAACCC
Proteins encoded in this region:
- a CDS encoding HAD family hydrolase translates to MKNIGVFFDIDGTLYRDSLMVEHFKSLIKYEVIDPIIWHTLAKNAFHDWDMRQGNYDNYLNEVSQIYLKSMKGLNRNYMDFISNQVINLKGDRVYRFTRDRINWHKSQGHKVVFISGSPDYLVSKMAEKYGVADYRGTEYIVDENNNFTGEIIQMWDSDSKHTAIMEFVDKYNIDLDKSYAYGDTNGDFSMLKLVGSPIAINPARELLQNIRNDRELRKKATIIIERKDVIYKLTADVEFL